One Helianthus annuus cultivar XRQ/B chromosome 12, HanXRQr2.0-SUNRISE, whole genome shotgun sequence genomic region harbors:
- the LOC110895775 gene encoding uncharacterized protein LOC110895775: protein MESNSEAPKRRGRPAGSKNKRTREAETNPSESMEGEGMGLQMQMVEVPAGCDIIATVYDFANRNQLEGVSVINTDGMVRNLTLYQPNKPSHFLAYNNEYRLLYLKGNFYGSSSSIRPPSLFSTRHFVSFISDEGNSYAGIIQGELTAASNVFLSVYAINGTETINLPLPPPPPPPRALPAPQLFFGLNGGMRTATAGPSGFSLGAGRSRTATASPPEFYSGAGRSRTGTPILPEFNSGAGRSTTATAVRPEFYSGAGRSRTGTAGLPDFYSGAGRFMTATAILPEFYSGAGRSMTATAGIPEFYSGSGSFRTATAILPGLHSGAGRSRTATAGPPEFYSGAGRSMTATAGPPGFYIGAGRSTAATDGPLERCLGAGRSRTAYSVAAAPSSAPLISWNLLNNNFSSNSSSKDSDSSIVSESHD from the coding sequence ATGGAAAGTAATTCTGAAGCTCCAAAGCGTCGAGGGAGGCCCGCAGGGTCAAAGAACAAAAGGACCCGAGAAGCGGAAACTAATCCTTCCGAAAGCATGGAAGGTGAGGGTATGGGCTTACAAATGCAGATGGTTGAGGTGCCAGCTGGGTGTGATATCATTGCTACAGTCTATGATTTCGCTAACCGCAATCAACTGGAGGGTGTTAGTGTTATAAACACAGATGGGATGGTGCGCAACCTCACTCTCTACCAACCAAATAAGCCTTCTCATTTCCTCGCATACAACAATGAATATAGATTGTTGTATCTCAAGGGCAACTTTTATGGATCTTCATCGTCCATCAGACCACCGTCTTTGTTTTCTACTCGCCACTTCGTATCTTTTATTAGCGATGAAGGAAACTCGTATGCTGGGATCATTCAAGGAGAGTTAACTGCAGCAAGTAATGTGTTTCTGAGCGTTTATGCTATCAATGGGACTGAAACCATCAACCTACCTCtgcctccacctccacctccgcctCGTGCTTTACCTGCTCCTCAATTGTTTTTTGGTCTGAATGGAGGTATGCGGACAGCAACTGCTGGTCCATCTGGGTTTTCTTTAGGTGCTGGAAGGTCCAGGACAGCAACTGCTAGTCCACCTGAGTTTTATTCAGGTGCTGGAAGGTCCAGGACTGGAACCCCTATTCTACCTGAGTTTAATTCAGGTGCGGGAAGGTCTACGACGGCAACTGCTGTTCGACCTGAGTTTTATTCAGGTGCTGGAAGGTCCAGGACAGGAACTGCTGGTCTACCTGACTTCTATTCAGGTGCTGGAAGGTTTATGACTGCAACCGCTATTCTACCTGAGTTTTATTCAGGTGCTGGAAGGTCTATGACTGCAACCGCGGGTATACCTGAGTTTTATTCAGGTTCTGGAAGCTTCAGGACTGCAACTGCTATTCTACCTGGGTTACATTCAGGTGCTGGAAGGTCCAGGACAGCAACCGCCGGTCCACCTGAGTTTTATTCAGGTGCTGGAAGGTCTATGACTGCTACGGCTGGTCCACCAGGGTTTTATATAGGTGCTGGAAGGTCTACGGCAGCAACTGATGGTCCACTTGAGAGATGTTTAGGTGCTGGAAGGTCCAGGACAGCTTATAGTGTTGCTGCAGCTCCATCATCAGCCCCCTTGATCTCATGGAACCTGTTGAACAATAACTTTTCATCCAACTCCAGTTCAAAGGATTCTGACAGTTCCATTGTGAGTGAAAGTCATGATTAA